From Leifsonia sp. fls2-241-R2A-40a, one genomic window encodes:
- a CDS encoding carbohydrate ABC transporter permease, producing MSSTIVQADQSQAAAARPAQTAGPRRRHRSRGTIVATSITYAILIAIAVVYIMPFLIQLATSFKTDAEAASNPVALIPQTFTTAAYTKLFLNSDFPVWFGNSVLVTVFVTLGRVFFDSLAGYALARLHFRGRSLVFAALVAVMSVPMVVLLIPKFLVINQLGIYDSYTGMILPLLTDAAGVFIMKNFFESVPASVEEQARIDGAGTFRVFWSIVLPMARPALITIVILSFQGSWNELAHFIVSTQSPSLTTLTKGVAGLASGQLSQGSQYPLKLAAAAIMTIPVAVLFFVFQRRIMNTSEGAVKE from the coding sequence ATGAGCTCCACCATCGTTCAGGCGGATCAGTCGCAGGCGGCCGCGGCGCGGCCCGCCCAGACGGCCGGGCCGCGCCGCCGTCACCGCTCGCGCGGCACGATCGTCGCCACCTCGATCACGTACGCGATCCTGATCGCCATCGCGGTCGTCTACATCATGCCGTTCCTGATCCAGCTGGCCACGTCGTTCAAGACCGACGCCGAGGCGGCCAGCAATCCGGTGGCCCTCATCCCGCAGACGTTCACGACCGCGGCGTACACGAAGCTGTTCCTCAACTCCGACTTCCCCGTGTGGTTCGGCAACTCGGTGCTGGTCACTGTCTTCGTCACGCTGGGGCGGGTCTTCTTCGACTCGCTCGCCGGTTACGCGCTGGCCCGACTCCACTTCCGGGGTCGCTCGCTCGTGTTCGCCGCCCTCGTCGCGGTGATGTCGGTGCCCATGGTCGTGCTGCTCATCCCCAAGTTCCTGGTGATCAACCAGTTGGGCATCTACGACTCGTACACCGGCATGATCCTGCCGCTGCTGACCGACGCCGCGGGCGTCTTCATCATGAAGAACTTCTTCGAGTCGGTCCCCGCGAGCGTCGAGGAGCAGGCGCGCATCGACGGCGCCGGCACGTTCCGCGTGTTCTGGTCGATCGTGCTGCCCATGGCGCGACCCGCGCTGATCACGATCGTCATCCTCTCCTTCCAGGGGTCGTGGAACGAACTCGCCCACTTCATCGTGTCCACCCAGAGTCCGTCGCTCACCACCCTGACCAAGGGTGTCGCCGGGCTCGCCAGCGGTCAGTTGAGCCAGGGGAGTCAGTACCCCCTCAAGCTGGCGGCCGCAGCGATCATGACGATCCCCGTCGCCGTGCTGTTCTTCGTGTTCCAGCGACGGATCATGAACACCAGCGAGGGAGCGGTGAAGGAATGA
- a CDS encoding sugar ABC transporter permease, with product MSATTSRSRRTGIRRGETASGWLFTAPVILLLGVFLVIPVLMALWVSFSDWGGRGSPFASSVNFVGFDNYSKLLAGGGLAEQDFGMSLKNNAWYVVLVVPIQTAVALGLAVLVNRAILRGRGFFRTAFYFPSVTSSVAITVLWLFLFSTSGAVNKVLSWVGIHGPNWFNDPTGIIHGLLSAFGVTQGPPALTQNTTLGVSWWDWLGGPSVAMSAFIIMAVFTTSGTFMLLFLAALQNLGGDVTEAAMMDGANGWQRFWRVTLPQLRPTLFTVLTLGLIGCWQVFDQIYTGTRGAPGKTTLTPAYLSYQTSFVNQEWGQGAAIAFILFVIIVVFTLFQRWVLRERAVSKRRMRLYQPALAAGTAAGGAPSSAPSAGSDDSDRKGALR from the coding sequence ATGTCTGCAACCACGAGTCGGTCTCGTCGCACCGGAATCCGGCGCGGCGAGACCGCCTCGGGGTGGTTGTTCACCGCCCCGGTCATCCTGCTGCTCGGCGTCTTCCTGGTCATCCCGGTGCTCATGGCGCTGTGGGTGAGCTTCTCCGACTGGGGCGGTCGTGGCAGCCCCTTCGCGTCGAGCGTGAACTTCGTCGGCTTCGACAACTACTCGAAACTCCTTGCGGGCGGCGGGCTGGCCGAGCAGGACTTCGGCATGTCGCTGAAGAACAACGCCTGGTACGTGGTGCTGGTCGTGCCCATCCAGACGGCGGTCGCCCTCGGCCTCGCCGTGCTGGTCAACCGCGCGATCCTCCGCGGGCGCGGCTTCTTCCGCACCGCCTTCTACTTTCCCTCGGTGACGAGCTCGGTGGCCATCACCGTGCTCTGGCTGTTCCTCTTCAGCACGAGCGGCGCGGTCAACAAGGTGCTCTCCTGGGTCGGCATCCACGGACCGAACTGGTTCAACGACCCGACCGGCATCATCCACGGTCTGCTGTCCGCGTTCGGCGTGACGCAGGGGCCGCCGGCGCTGACCCAGAACACCACCCTGGGCGTCTCCTGGTGGGACTGGCTCGGCGGTCCCTCCGTCGCGATGTCGGCCTTCATCATCATGGCCGTGTTCACGACGAGCGGTACGTTCATGCTGCTGTTCCTCGCGGCGTTGCAGAATCTCGGCGGCGACGTGACCGAAGCGGCGATGATGGACGGCGCCAACGGCTGGCAGCGCTTCTGGCGCGTCACCCTCCCCCAGCTGCGGCCGACGCTCTTCACCGTGCTGACCCTCGGACTCATCGGCTGCTGGCAGGTCTTCGACCAGATCTACACGGGCACCCGCGGAGCGCCGGGCAAGACCACGCTGACGCCCGCGTACCTCTCCTACCAGACGTCATTCGTGAACCAGGAGTGGGGCCAGGGAGCCGCGATCGCCTTCATTCTGTTCGTCATCATCGTCGTCTTCACCCTCTTCCAGCGCTGGGTGCTGCGGGAGCGGGCGGTCTCCAAACGGCGGATGCGGCTGTACCAGCCGGCCCTCGCCGCAGGCACGGCCGCGGGCGGAGCGCCCAGCAGCGCACCGTCCGCGGGCAGCGACGACTCCGACCGGAAGGGAGCGCTCCGATGA
- a CDS encoding extracellular solute-binding protein: MRKITHRWLAGGAVAAAAALTLTACGSGFGGGSSGTDTGKLTSSDKALSVMIGSSGDAETTAVKSAVADWAKSSGTKASVVAASDLNQQLSQGFAAKKPADVFYLSTDALAGYASNGSLLAYGDQLSNKSDLYPSLVKSFTYDGKFYCAPKDFSTLQLIINTDAWSKAGLTDADIPTTWDQLEAVSKKLTTGSQVGLGISGEYARIGSFMVQAGGNLMNDDSTKATANSDANVKALDFVKQMLNGGELKYAKDLGAGWGGEAFGKGLAAMTIEGNWITGALKSDFPNIKYKIAELPKGPAGQGTLQFTNCWGIAADSPNQAAALKLVEKLTSKSDQLAFSKAFGPMPSIKSAAAEWKSDNPDLVPFLAAADYAKGVPTAKGSADVVTDLNSKLESLATGDPKSILDATQKNLEALVK; the protein is encoded by the coding sequence ATGCGCAAGATCACACACCGCTGGCTCGCGGGCGGCGCCGTCGCCGCGGCGGCAGCACTCACCCTCACAGCATGCGGCTCCGGCTTCGGCGGCGGCAGCAGCGGCACCGACACCGGCAAGCTCACGTCGTCCGACAAGGCCCTGTCGGTCATGATCGGCTCGTCCGGCGACGCCGAGACGACGGCGGTCAAGTCGGCCGTCGCCGACTGGGCGAAGAGCTCGGGCACGAAGGCCAGCGTGGTCGCGGCCAGCGACCTCAACCAGCAGCTGTCGCAGGGCTTCGCCGCGAAGAAGCCGGCCGACGTGTTCTACCTCTCGACCGACGCCCTTGCCGGTTACGCCTCCAACGGCTCGCTGCTCGCGTACGGCGACCAGCTGAGCAACAAGAGCGACTTGTACCCCAGCCTGGTGAAGTCGTTCACCTACGACGGCAAGTTCTACTGCGCGCCGAAGGACTTCTCGACCCTCCAGCTGATCATCAACACCGACGCCTGGAGCAAGGCCGGTCTGACGGACGCCGACATCCCGACCACCTGGGATCAGCTCGAAGCGGTCTCCAAGAAGCTCACCACGGGCAGCCAGGTCGGCCTCGGCATCTCCGGGGAGTACGCACGCATCGGCTCCTTCATGGTCCAGGCCGGCGGCAACCTGATGAACGACGACAGCACCAAGGCGACCGCGAACAGCGACGCCAACGTGAAGGCGCTCGACTTCGTCAAGCAGATGCTCAACGGCGGCGAGCTCAAGTACGCCAAAGACCTCGGCGCGGGCTGGGGCGGCGAAGCGTTCGGCAAGGGTCTCGCGGCCATGACGATCGAGGGCAACTGGATCACCGGTGCGCTGAAGTCCGACTTCCCGAACATCAAGTACAAGATCGCCGAGCTGCCCAAGGGGCCCGCCGGTCAGGGCACTCTCCAGTTCACGAACTGCTGGGGCATCGCGGCAGACAGCCCCAACCAGGCCGCTGCGCTCAAGCTGGTGGAGAAGCTGACCAGCAAGAGCGACCAGCTCGCGTTCTCGAAGGCCTTCGGCCCGATGCCGTCGATCAAGTCCGCCGCCGCCGAATGGAAGTCGGACAACCCCGACCTCGTGCCGTTCCTGGCTGCCGCCGACTACGCGAAGGGTGTACCGACCGCCAAGGGCTCGGCCGACGTCGTGACCGACCTCAACAGCAAGCTCGAGTCGCTCGCCACCGGCGACCCGAAGTCGATCCTCGACGCCACGCAGAAGAACCTCGAGGCTCTGGTCAAGTAG
- a CDS encoding LacI family DNA-binding transcriptional regulator: MGAQPTVSDVAGIAGVSRQTVSNVLNAPELVRPETRERVQQAIHSLGYRPHASARRLRTQKSSTIGIRLDPITQDGISGSILDRFLHALTERADRQGLRVLLFTADGPEDEIEQFRRLSDGADVDAFVLTSTFHGDPRTEWLIDHGRSFVTFGRPWGIDDMTDPEHLWVDVDGRSGLRDATEYLLSRGGPRVAFLGWPAGSGTGDDRREGWLEAMTASGGLTGDELRMLEAAEEDGVPNGADAIRRIEAQSGPVDGVVCTSDSLALGVLTATGGRVPVVGYDDTPVAASLGFSSVAQQLDEVAAGVLDLLTGVHGGRVRPDGEVSDPRHRLVTPRLVVRDGPPLIGPR, from the coding sequence ATGGGAGCGCAGCCGACCGTCAGCGATGTCGCCGGGATCGCCGGCGTCTCGCGTCAGACCGTCTCCAACGTGCTGAACGCCCCGGAGCTCGTGCGCCCGGAGACGCGCGAACGGGTCCAGCAGGCCATCCATTCGCTCGGCTACCGGCCCCACGCCTCCGCCCGCCGCCTGCGCACCCAGAAGAGCTCGACGATCGGCATCCGGCTCGATCCGATCACGCAGGACGGCATCTCGGGCAGCATCCTGGATCGCTTCCTGCACGCCCTCACCGAGCGCGCCGACCGCCAGGGCCTGCGCGTCCTGCTCTTCACGGCCGACGGCCCGGAGGACGAGATCGAGCAGTTCCGGCGCCTGTCGGATGGGGCGGACGTGGACGCGTTCGTCCTCACCTCCACCTTCCACGGCGACCCGCGCACCGAGTGGCTGATCGATCACGGCCGCTCGTTCGTCACCTTCGGCCGGCCGTGGGGCATCGACGACATGACCGATCCCGAGCACCTCTGGGTCGACGTCGACGGACGCTCCGGCCTGCGTGATGCGACCGAATACCTTCTCTCCCGGGGCGGCCCGCGCGTCGCCTTCCTCGGCTGGCCCGCCGGGTCGGGCACCGGCGACGACCGCCGTGAGGGCTGGCTCGAGGCGATGACGGCCAGCGGTGGTCTGACCGGCGACGAGCTCCGGATGCTGGAGGCGGCGGAGGAGGACGGGGTGCCGAACGGCGCCGACGCCATCCGCCGGATCGAGGCGCAGTCGGGCCCCGTGGACGGTGTGGTGTGCACCTCGGATTCGCTCGCTCTGGGTGTGCTGACCGCGACCGGCGGCCGCGTCCCGGTGGTGGGATACGACGACACCCCCGTCGCCGCCTCCCTGGGCTTCTCCAGCGTCGCCCAGCAGCTCGACGAGGTCGCCGCGGGCGTGCTCGACCTGCTGACCGGCGTCCACGGGGGGCGCGTGCGGCCGGACGGCGAGGTCTCCGACCCGCGCCACCGGCTGGTCACCCCGCGGCTGGTCGTGCGCGACGGTCCGCCGCTCATCGGCCCGCGCTGA
- a CDS encoding antibiotic biosynthesis monooxygenase: protein MSPQESLLDASRARRLPITVSITRRVDGDRLPEVTRWVQSGVNLANGFEGFLGSGWVRAHADSDEWHMLYRFADADTLEAWEASDERADWLYEGRELVEVSRVERRTGIEGWFDQPQPGAPAAPPRWKQAVTIWLGFFPLSLAFTYLVISFVPGWHQLWPVATVLITTLCLTPTMTYVLLPFVTRLLQPWLRR from the coding sequence ATGTCTCCACAAGAGTCCCTTCTGGATGCGTCACGAGCGCGTCGCCTGCCCATCACCGTCTCCATCACCCGCCGCGTCGACGGCGACCGCCTCCCCGAGGTGACCCGCTGGGTCCAGTCGGGGGTGAACCTGGCGAACGGCTTCGAGGGCTTCCTCGGCTCGGGATGGGTGAGGGCGCACGCCGACTCGGACGAGTGGCACATGCTCTACCGCTTCGCCGACGCGGACACGCTGGAGGCATGGGAGGCGTCCGATGAGCGCGCCGACTGGCTGTACGAGGGCCGCGAGCTCGTGGAGGTCTCCCGTGTCGAGCGGCGGACCGGCATCGAGGGGTGGTTCGACCAGCCTCAGCCCGGAGCGCCGGCAGCGCCGCCGCGCTGGAAGCAGGCCGTGACGATCTGGCTCGGGTTCTTCCCGCTCTCGCTGGCGTTCACGTATCTGGTGATCTCGTTCGTCCCCGGCTGGCACCAGCTGTGGCCGGTCGCGACCGTGCTCATCACCACGCTGTGCCTGACGCCGACGATGACGTACGTCCTGCTGCCGTTCGTCACGCGGTTGCTGCAGCCCTGGCTCCGCCGGTAG
- a CDS encoding DUF4097 family beta strand repeat-containing protein, with protein sequence MTQEKWLIQPGESRTIDLEVVRALKVGFIGGQIDIVGHDEPGARIEVHSVTGRDLKIVIDGDRLEIDHPQLRWDNFIEVFKSMRSSARADVSVLVPRDVELKFGVISAAALISGLHTDARLSTVNGDIVADGLTGDIELNSVSGELSVRDHTGRIVAHTVSGDVTASGAIRRFSADGVSADVMIDVAGTPDDIAVNTVSGDTTIRIPEAVGARYRVNTVSGRVQLDNMTVVGGMGKGYTGTSGTLDGRWVEISVNSVSGDAAVLRSVAAPQGQEASA encoded by the coding sequence ATGACGCAGGAGAAATGGCTGATCCAGCCGGGAGAGAGCCGCACGATCGACCTCGAGGTGGTCCGCGCGCTCAAGGTCGGTTTCATCGGTGGTCAGATCGACATCGTCGGGCACGACGAGCCGGGTGCGCGCATCGAAGTGCACTCCGTCACCGGCCGCGACCTCAAGATCGTGATCGACGGCGACCGCCTCGAGATCGACCACCCGCAGCTGCGCTGGGACAACTTCATCGAGGTGTTCAAGTCGATGCGCTCTAGCGCCCGCGCCGACGTGAGCGTTCTGGTCCCGCGCGACGTCGAGCTCAAGTTCGGCGTCATCTCCGCCGCCGCCCTCATCTCGGGTCTCCACACCGATGCGCGGCTGAGCACCGTCAACGGCGACATCGTGGCCGACGGCCTGACCGGCGACATCGAGCTCAACTCGGTCAGCGGCGAGCTCTCCGTCCGCGACCACACCGGCCGCATCGTCGCCCACACCGTCTCGGGCGACGTGACCGCCAGCGGCGCCATCCGCCGGTTCTCCGCCGACGGCGTCTCGGCCGACGTGATGATCGACGTCGCCGGGACCCCCGACGACATCGCGGTCAACACCGTCTCCGGCGACACGACCATCCGCATCCCCGAAGCGGTCGGTGCGCGGTACCGGGTGAACACGGTGTCCGGTCGCGTGCAGCTCGACAACATGACCGTCGTCGGAGGGATGGGCAAGGGCTACACCGGCACCTCCGGCACGCTCGACGGCCGCTGGGTCGAGATCTCCGTGAACTCGGTCTCCGGCGACGCCGCCGTCCTCCGCAGCGTCGCCGCACCGCAGGGCCAGGAGGCCTCGGCGTGA
- a CDS encoding PadR family transcriptional regulator, with product MSPVFSHGSLRLYLLSLLDESPRHGYELIQALTERFGGTYSPSAGTIYPRLAKLEEEGLVTKSADGRKTVYAITDAGRAELAARRPELDAIEDEVTDSVRRLADEVRAGVDDAMRTLRAELASAAREAKRGATRVDPRQQARDAGRDARATANAAAREAEAVLNEFRQQLRTDLRHQAARGILSADVVPLLTDELARVRRVVVEAISRR from the coding sequence GTGAGCCCCGTGTTCTCGCACGGCAGCCTCCGTCTCTACCTGCTGAGCCTTCTGGACGAGTCGCCGCGGCACGGCTACGAGCTCATCCAGGCGCTGACCGAGCGCTTCGGCGGCACCTACAGCCCCAGCGCCGGCACGATCTACCCCCGGCTGGCGAAGCTGGAGGAGGAGGGCCTGGTCACCAAGAGCGCCGACGGTCGCAAGACGGTCTACGCGATCACGGACGCCGGCCGCGCCGAGCTGGCCGCTCGCCGGCCGGAACTCGACGCGATCGAGGACGAGGTCACGGACTCGGTCCGCCGGCTCGCCGACGAGGTCCGGGCCGGGGTGGACGACGCGATGCGCACGCTGCGCGCCGAGCTCGCCTCGGCCGCCCGGGAGGCGAAGCGCGGGGCCACCCGCGTGGACCCGCGTCAGCAGGCGCGCGACGCCGGACGGGATGCGCGGGCGACCGCGAACGCGGCGGCCCGCGAGGCGGAGGCGGTGCTCAACGAGTTCCGCCAGCAGCTCCGGACGGACCTCCGCCATCAGGCTGCTCGCGGCATCCTCTCGGCGGACGTCGTGCCGCTGCTCACCGACGAACTGGCGCGCGTGCGCCGGGTCGTAGTCGAGGCGATCAGCCGGCGCTGA